A genomic window from Astatotilapia calliptera chromosome 12, fAstCal1.2, whole genome shotgun sequence includes:
- the acsl2 gene encoding long-chain-fatty-acid--CoA ligase 1 gives MHFPEWLRSLRSSTGLKGSESEDLWSLLPSLPLSSSFSLLPSSVLGLGALASITAYWLVTRPRPMRPPCDLKAQSVAVNGDPSCRRSAILKDDTLLEFYYDDTRTAYDMFQRGLMISGSGPCLGFRKPGQPYEWISYAEVAEQAQVLGSGLLAKGCQPNPEQFVGIYAQNRPEWIISELACYTYSMAVVPLYDTLGLEAMVHILNLAEISVVICDREEKAASLLENKENGTTPKLSCLVLFNDFSQAFVERAKSCEVEVLKLEQLMDIGRRNLKDPVPPQPQDLAVVCFTSGTTGKPKGAMITHGNIASNTSSVIKILEGSFEIQQDDVSISYLPLAHMFERMIQVSMFCYGARVGFYQGDISLLMDDIKTLKPTFFPVVPRLLNRIYDKILGSVTSPFRRALLNYAVKRKQAELSSGVVRNNSLWDKLVFNKIQESLGGNLRFALTASAPISPAVLSFLRATLGCLIFEGYGQTECTAGCTFSMPGDCSTGHVGAPLPCAMVKVVDIPEMNYYAKNGAGEICIRGPSVFRGYLRDPEKTAEALDRDSWLHSGDVGQWLPNGTLRIIDRKKHIFKLAQGEYIAPEKIENVYMRCVPVLQVFVHGDSLQSYLIGIVVPDPEVFVDWAKDRGFVGSYEELCQNPDVKKAVLEDMNAVGREARLNSFEQVKDLYLHPEMFSVANGLLTPTLKSRRADIRRHFQEQISSMYSKKAY, from the exons ATGCATTTCCCGGAGTGGCTGCGGTCGCTTCGCTCCAGCACAGGACTTAAAGGCTCCGAATCGGAGGACTTGTGGAGTCTTCTGCCgtctctgcctctctcctcctccttctccctgtTGCCCTCCTCTGTGCTCGGTTTAGGAGCCTTGGCCTCCATCACAGCGTACTGGCTGGTGACCCGTCCTCGACCCATGCGCCCTCCCTGCGATCTTAAAGCCCAGTCTGTGGCCGTTAAC GGAGATCCCAGCTGCAGGCGATCGGCGATCCTCAAAGATGACACTCTGCTGGAGTTTTACTATGACGACACCAGGACAGCCTATGACATGTTCCAGAGGGGCCTGATGATCTCAG GAAGTGGCCCGTGTCTTGGCTTCAGGAAGCCGGGTCAGCCCTACGAGTGGATCTCCTACGCTGAG GTGGCTGAGCAGGCGCAGGTGCTCGGCTCTGGCCTGTTGGCTAAAGGTTGCCAGCCAAATCCGGAGCAGTTTGTTGGGATCTATGCACAAAACAGGCCAGAG TGGATCATCTCAGAGCTGGCCTGCTACACCTACTCCATGGCAGTGGTGCCTCTCTATGACACACTGGGACTGGAGGCGATGGTGCATATCCTCAACCTTG CGGAGATCTCTGTGGTGATCTGTGACCGGGAGGAGAAGGCGGCATCTCTGCTAGAGAACAAGGAGAACGGCACGACTCCGAAGCTGTCCTGCCTCGTTCTCTTTAACGACTTCAGCCAGGCCTTTGTGGAGAGGGCGAAGAGCTGTGAGGTGGAGGTTTTAAAGCTGGAGCAGCTCATG GACATCGGTAGGAGGAACCTCAAAGATCCTGTG CCGCCCCAGCCTCAGGATCTGGCCGTGGTTTGCTTCACCAGTGGAACCACAG ggaagcCCAAGGGAGCCATGATCACCCACGGCAACATCGCCTCCAACACTTCCTCTGTCATTAAGATCCTGGAG GGCTCGTTTGAGATCCAGCAAGACGACGTGTCGATCTCTTACCTGCCGCTTGCCCACATGTTTGAGAGAATGATTCAG GTCTCTATGTTCTGCTACGGGGCCCGAGTAGGATTTTACCAGGGGGACATTTCTCTTCTTATGGATGACATTAAAACTCTGAAGCCTACCTTCTTTCCCGTCGTGCCTCGTTTACTCAATCGCATCTATGACAAG ATCCTGGGTTCGGTGACCTCACCGTTTCGAAGAGCTCTGCTCAACTACGCTGTGAAAAGAAAGCAGGCGGAGCTCAGCAGCGGGGTTGTACGTAACAACAGCCTGTGGGACAAACTGGTGTTCAACAAGATCCAG gagagTTTAGGGGGTAATCTGAGGTTTGCATTGACCGCTTCGGCACCGATCTCCCCAGCAGTGCTGTCCTTCCTCAGAGCCACTCTGGGGTGTCTGATATTTGAGGGTTACGGACAGACTGAGTGCACAGCGGGCTGCACGTTCTCTATGCCAGGGGACTGTAGCACAG GTCATGTTGGTGCTCCTTTGCCCTGCGCCATGGTGAAGGTGGTGGACATCCCAGAGATGAATTACTATGCCAAGAACGGAGCGGGAGAG ATTTGTATTCGCGGCCCCAGCGTGTTCAGAGGCTACCTGAGGGATCCAGAGAAGACGGCTGAAGCCCTGGACAGAGACAGCTGGCTGCACAGCGGGGACGTGGGCCAGTGGCTTCCA AATGGGACCCTGCGCATCATTGATAGAAAAAAGCACATCTTCAAGCTGGCACAAGGAGAATACATCGCTCCGGAGAAGATAGAAAACGTCTACATGCGTTGTGTCCCTGTACTCCAGGTGTTTGTGCATGGAGACAGTTTACAG TCTTATTTAATAGGGATAGTTGTCCCTGACCCAGAGGTGTTTGTTGACTGGGCCAAGGATCGGGGATTTGTGGGGTCCTACGAGGAGCTGTGCCAAAATCCT GATGTTAAGAAGGCAGTTTTAGAGGACATGAACGCCGTGGGGAGGGAAGCACGGCTGAATTCGTTTGAACAA GTGAAGGACCTTTACCTGCATCCAGAGATGTTTAGTGTCGCCAACGGCCTTCTCACGCCCACCCTGAAAAGCAGGCGCGCAGACATCCGCAGACACTTTCAGGAACAGATTTCAAGCATGTACAGCAAGAAGGCATACTAA
- the bin3 gene encoding bridging integrator 3, with amino-acid sequence MSWIPFKIGQPKKQIVSKTVERDFEREYDKLQKLEDQTKKLHKDMKKSTEADLAMSKAAVKISADLLSNPLCEQDQAFLDSMTALDTAMRRMDAFNQEKVNQIQKTVVDPLKKYSSVFPSLNMAVKRREQTLQDYKRLQAKVEKYEEKEKTGPVMVKLHQAKEELRPVKDDFEAKNKQLLDEMPKFYQSRIDYFQPSFEALIRAQVVYFTEMYKIFSELTDQIDQAGLTDEQRERETEAKLTELRALSIVADD; translated from the exons GTTGAAAGAGACTTTGAGCGAGAATATGACAAACTCCAAAA GCTGGAGGATCAGACGAAAAAGCTTCACAAAGACATGAAGAAAAGCACAGAGGCAGATTTAG CCATGTCTAAGGCAGCAGTGAAGATTTCCGCAGACCTCTTGAGTAACCCGCTGTGTGAGCAGGATCAGGCCTTCCTGGACTCTATGACTGCTTTAGATACAGCCATGAGAAGGATGGATGCCTTCAACCAAGAAAAG GTGAACCAGATCCAGAAGACTGTTGTCGACCCTCTGAAAAA GTACAGTAGTGTCTTCCCCAGCCTTAACATGGCAGTGAAACGTAGGGAACAGACGCTGCAGGACTACAAGCGGTTGCAAGCCAAAGTGGAGAAATacgaagagaaagaaaaaacggGGCCCGTGATGGTCAAACTGCATCAG GCAAAAGAGGAACTCCGACCGGTCAAAGATGACTTCGAGGCCAAGAACAAGCAGCTCCTGGACGAGATGCCCAAGTTCTACCAAAGCCGCATCGACTACTTCCAGCCCAGCTTCGAGGCTCTCATCCGGGCACAG GTGGTCTATTTCACCGAAATGTACAAGATTTTCAGCGAGTTAACAGACCAGATCGACCAGGCGGGGTTGACTGACgagcagagggagagggagacagaggccAAGCTCACCGAGTTGCGTGCTCTGTCCATTGTCGCCGACGACTGA